A region from the Aquimarina sp. ERC-38 genome encodes:
- a CDS encoding NAD(P)/FAD-dependent oxidoreductase: protein MKYDVIVIGGGAAGFFTAINIADQRPDVKILILERGNEVLSKVRISGGGRCNVTHAEFIPKELSLNYPRGQKELLGPFHSFMTGDTMAWFEERGVDLKIEDDGRIFPVSNSSTSIIDCFMAEVKRLGIEVQTKNAVQDFKKENGLWQVTTSKASFTSDKVVVTTGSNPKIWGKLKTLSHTIINAVPSLFTFNTKDNRIKDLPGLATEVQLKVQNSNLQSEGPLLITHWGFSGPAILKLSAWGALALQQMNYNFELAINWVVDKSAEEILEYVKSIRNSGKTAKIINSVNFGLPKRLWQQLVMASTITENEIWSEVSNKKLQELTRQLNCSTFQINGKSTFKEEFVTAGGVDLKEVNFKTFESKLQPGLYLAGEVLNIDAITGGFNFQNAWTGGFLIAKAIAKCHKN, encoded by the coding sequence ATGAAGTATGATGTGATTGTCATAGGCGGAGGTGCTGCCGGTTTTTTTACTGCAATTAATATTGCAGATCAGAGACCGGATGTAAAGATATTGATTTTGGAAAGGGGTAACGAAGTGCTGTCCAAAGTTCGAATTTCAGGCGGTGGGCGCTGTAATGTAACACACGCTGAATTTATACCTAAAGAACTAAGTTTAAATTATCCCAGGGGGCAAAAGGAATTATTAGGACCATTTCATTCCTTTATGACTGGTGATACCATGGCCTGGTTTGAAGAAAGGGGCGTTGATTTAAAAATTGAAGACGACGGTCGTATTTTTCCGGTTTCTAATTCTTCTACTTCTATTATCGACTGTTTTATGGCTGAAGTAAAACGATTAGGTATTGAAGTGCAAACAAAAAATGCCGTACAGGACTTTAAAAAAGAAAATGGGTTATGGCAGGTTACTACTTCAAAGGCTTCGTTTACCTCTGATAAAGTAGTGGTAACCACGGGTAGTAATCCTAAAATATGGGGAAAGCTAAAAACCTTGTCACACACTATAATCAATGCCGTTCCATCATTATTTACTTTTAATACAAAGGATAACCGAATTAAAGATTTACCCGGACTTGCCACCGAAGTACAACTTAAAGTACAAAACAGCAATTTACAAAGCGAAGGTCCGCTGCTAATTACGCACTGGGGGTTTAGTGGCCCAGCTATTCTAAAACTATCTGCCTGGGGTGCTTTAGCATTGCAACAAATGAATTACAACTTCGAGTTGGCTATAAATTGGGTTGTAGACAAATCAGCCGAAGAGATTTTAGAATACGTAAAAAGTATACGTAACTCTGGGAAAACAGCTAAGATTATAAACTCTGTCAATTTTGGTCTTCCCAAACGTTTATGGCAACAATTAGTAATGGCAAGTACCATTACCGAAAATGAAATATGGAGCGAAGTTTCTAATAAAAAATTACAAGAATTAACCCGTCAATTAAATTGTAGTACATTTCAAATAAACGGTAAAAGTACCTTTAAAGAGGAATTTGTAACAGCGGGTGGTGTAGATTTAAAAGAAGTAAATTTTAAAACTTTTGAAAGTAAACTCCAACCGGGATTATATCTGGCAGGGGAAGTTTTAAATATTGATGCCATTACCGGAGGTTTTAATTTTCAAAATGCCTGGACCGGAGGTTTCCTAATTGCAAAAGCCATTGCGAAATGCCATAAAAATTAA
- a CDS encoding cellulose synthase family protein, with translation MDIFIIVIYTLALLIIFLYSLAQLNLLLNYLKAKKEKVNVPKFNLSNPEEVPYVTIQLPIFNELYVVDRLLKNIAEIEYPRERLEIQVLDDSSDESIHKTAETIVQLQKQGLDIQHICRTDRSGFKAGALKEGLEIAKGEFIAIFDADFLPKKDWLLETVPFFKSPEVGVVQTRWGHINRNYSLLTKIQAFALDFHFTMEQVGRNYKNHFINFNGTAGIWRKACIEDAGNWQGDTLTEDLDLSYRAQLKKWKFHYLEEVETPAELPVVISAARSQQFRWNKGAAENFQKLYWKMVKDPTVSIKTKFHSFFHLLNSSMFLLVLFVAILSVPILYIKNSNPMFSWYFNVIAFFALSTLIFFCCYWFTFKKIHGSGFWKFIEYIRMFFTFFSIAMGFSVHNSVAVLEGHFGKKSEFIRTPKFNIKNLKDTWKGNKYVNKNISANTIVEALLMVYFGFALYSAFKLQDFGLFLFHIMLFMGFGFVFFKSVTSKM, from the coding sequence GTGGACATTTTCATTATTGTCATATATACATTGGCACTACTCATTATATTTTTATATAGTCTGGCACAACTTAACCTGTTGTTAAATTATTTGAAAGCAAAAAAAGAAAAAGTAAACGTACCTAAATTTAATTTATCTAATCCTGAAGAAGTTCCTTATGTTACCATACAGCTTCCTATTTTTAACGAGCTTTATGTGGTAGATCGCTTACTAAAAAATATTGCTGAAATTGAATATCCACGGGAGCGTCTAGAAATACAGGTGCTGGACGATTCCAGTGATGAATCTATCCATAAAACTGCGGAAACCATAGTTCAATTACAAAAACAAGGTCTGGACATCCAACATATTTGCAGAACAGACCGTTCGGGTTTTAAAGCTGGCGCATTAAAGGAAGGTTTGGAAATAGCGAAAGGCGAATTTATTGCCATTTTTGATGCTGATTTTTTACCGAAAAAGGATTGGTTACTGGAAACTGTTCCGTTTTTTAAATCTCCCGAAGTAGGCGTAGTACAAACCCGGTGGGGGCATATTAACCGGAATTATTCCTTACTTACAAAGATACAGGCATTTGCCCTGGATTTTCATTTTACCATGGAACAGGTAGGTCGTAATTATAAAAATCATTTTATTAATTTTAACGGTACGGCTGGTATCTGGCGAAAAGCATGTATTGAAGATGCCGGAAACTGGCAGGGAGATACCTTAACCGAAGATCTGGATTTAAGCTACCGGGCTCAGTTAAAAAAATGGAAATTTCATTATCTTGAAGAAGTGGAGACTCCTGCAGAACTTCCGGTAGTCATTAGCGCTGCGCGTTCACAACAGTTCCGATGGAATAAGGGAGCTGCTGAAAATTTTCAGAAATTATACTGGAAGATGGTGAAAGACCCTACGGTTTCCATTAAAACCAAATTTCATAGTTTTTTCCATTTACTTAATAGCAGTATGTTTTTATTAGTACTGTTTGTTGCGATTTTAAGCGTACCTATTTTATACATTAAAAATAGCAACCCTATGTTTAGTTGGTATTTTAATGTGATTGCTTTTTTTGCCTTAAGTACCCTAATTTTCTTTTGTTGTTATTGGTTTACTTTTAAGAAAATTCATGGTTCCGGCTTTTGGAAATTTATAGAATACATTAGAATGTTTTTCACATTTTTTTCCATCGCCATGGGATTTTCAGTTCATAATAGTGTAGCGGTACTCGAAGGACACTTTGGAAAAAAAAGCGAATTTATCCGAACACCTAAATTCAATATAAAGAATTTAAAAGATACCTGGAAAGGCAATAAATACGTCAATAAGAATATCTCGGCTAATACCATTGTTGAAGCCTTATTAATGGTTTATTTTGGTTTTGCATTGTACAGTGCCTTTAAGTTACAGGATTTCGGTCTGTTTTTATTTCATATCATGTTATTTATGGGATTTGGATTTGTGTTTTTTAAATCTGTGACTTCAAAAATGTAA
- a CDS encoding mannosyltransferase, with product MLFSGGIHKWTYLSSFLLGLLYFYFAYYIERTQFLSLFTVWTVLFLITYILLRYIKPSFLVFSLLAILFRLIFLTVTPNLSQDFYRFVWDGRMLLEGYNPYLSLPETWIANASAPIAEATLLYKGMGPMNGSHYTNYPPVSQFIYWLAALFDKNTYLNAMIFIRVMLILADLGTIWMGSKLLSALHLPKSQIFWYALNPFILIELTGNLHFEGVMVFFLITGLWFAFNKKWLLAGIAIGLSISVKLIPLLLLPVFIQYLLRERVVYKNFTLGRLRIPLVFYSSTLLMVFLTFLPFISYEFMRNFAQTINLWFQSFEFNASIYYIFRWIGYQVKGWNIIETLGPVLSICGIVAILLISFFKDNLRFSSLLTGLLFAICAYYAFATTVHPWYLAIPLVLSVFTRYRFVQIWSFCIIFSYTAYINSTYQENLWMVALEYIIVIAFLGWELFRVSKAKKAKLLTKSF from the coding sequence ATGCTATTCTCAGGGGGCATCCATAAATGGACGTATCTTTCTTCGTTTCTTCTGGGATTATTGTATTTCTACTTTGCTTATTATATCGAGCGAACCCAATTTTTGTCTCTATTTACCGTTTGGACCGTTTTATTCCTAATCACTTATATTTTATTACGTTATATTAAGCCTAGTTTTTTAGTCTTTAGTTTATTAGCAATTTTATTTCGTCTTATATTTTTAACGGTAACTCCTAACCTCTCTCAGGATTTTTATCGGTTTGTCTGGGACGGGCGTATGTTATTAGAAGGATACAATCCCTACCTAAGCTTGCCGGAAACATGGATTGCTAATGCCTCTGCCCCAATTGCCGAAGCAACCCTTTTATACAAAGGAATGGGGCCCATGAACGGGAGTCACTACACGAACTATCCCCCAGTGAGCCAATTTATATATTGGTTGGCAGCCCTTTTTGATAAAAACACCTACTTAAACGCCATGATTTTTATTCGGGTTATGTTGATTCTTGCTGACCTGGGTACCATATGGATGGGTAGTAAATTGCTTAGTGCGTTACACCTACCAAAATCTCAAATTTTTTGGTACGCACTCAACCCCTTTATACTTATTGAGTTGACCGGAAACCTTCATTTTGAAGGAGTGATGGTCTTTTTCTTAATCACCGGACTATGGTTTGCATTTAATAAAAAATGGCTTCTAGCCGGAATAGCTATAGGATTATCCATATCGGTTAAACTGATCCCTCTATTGTTATTACCGGTCTTTATACAATACTTGCTAAGAGAACGCGTAGTTTATAAGAATTTTACTTTAGGTCGACTTAGAATTCCCCTAGTATTTTATAGTAGTACGTTGCTTATGGTGTTTTTAACTTTTTTACCTTTTATTTCTTATGAATTTATGCGGAATTTTGCTCAGACTATTAATTTATGGTTTCAAAGTTTTGAATTTAACGCCAGTATTTACTACATATTTAGATGGATTGGCTATCAGGTAAAAGGATGGAACATTATTGAAACTTTAGGTCCCGTATTATCCATATGCGGTATTGTTGCTATTTTGCTCATCAGTTTTTTTAAGGATAACCTACGATTTTCTTCCCTACTTACCGGGTTATTGTTTGCCATATGTGCTTATTATGCATTTGCAACTACCGTACATCCCTGGTATCTAGCTATACCCTTAGTACTTTCTGTATTCACCAGATACCGCTTTGTTCAAATTTGGTCTTTTTGTATTATTTTTAGTTATACGGCGTATATCAACAGCACTTATCAAGAAAACCTTTGGATGGTTGCTCTTGAATATATTATAGTAATTGCTTTTTTAGGTTGGGAATTATTTCGAGTATCAAAAGCAAAAAAAGCAAAACTACTTACGAAATCATTTTAA
- a CDS encoding TetR/AcrR family transcriptional regulator, protein MNKKSLVLQTTLELITKQGIEATSLSEIIKESGVANGTVYHHFKNKEEIVTELYLMLTQDFGTVIMRNTEEEDDFKKRFSIMWYNLFYYFINNPLAFIFSEQIARSPEIPQSLKNKSRVYYKEIESYFRTGIKNKIFKNHNTLVMEELFFGNVVSIVKIHENEEVNLLDKHLTQAIEISWKGFLRD, encoded by the coding sequence ATGAACAAAAAATCACTGGTCTTACAGACCACTCTAGAACTTATTACCAAGCAAGGTATTGAAGCCACTTCACTTTCTGAAATTATTAAAGAGTCTGGGGTTGCTAATGGTACCGTTTACCATCATTTTAAAAATAAGGAAGAAATAGTAACGGAACTATACCTTATGCTTACTCAGGATTTCGGAACGGTGATCATGAGAAATACAGAGGAAGAAGATGATTTTAAAAAACGTTTTTCAATCATGTGGTACAATTTATTCTACTACTTTATCAATAATCCCTTAGCTTTTATTTTTTCCGAACAAATAGCCCGATCTCCTGAAATTCCACAAAGTTTAAAAAACAAGTCTCGGGTCTACTATAAAGAAATTGAGAGTTATTTTAGAACCGGAATTAAAAACAAGATTTTTAAAAACCATAACACCTTAGTTATGGAAGAGTTGTTTTTTGGTAATGTGGTTTCTATCGTCAAAATCCATGAAAACGAAGAGGTGAATTTGCTGGATAAACATCTAACTCAGGCAATTGAAATCTCGTGGAAGGGGTTTTTGAGGGATTAG
- a CDS encoding diphosphomevalonate/mevalonate 3,5-bisphosphate decarboxylase family protein, which translates to MNVTTSFTKNKIVHLLPEGKISCSAPSNIALVKYWGKYPVQQPANPSISFTLDQSKTITTLYFKEKEIPNDNFEFELLFEGIAKPEFLPKLESFFSKIEPFFEFLKQYHFKIETRNTFPHSSGIASSASSMSALAYCLTTLEAQICEIGDQDYILKKTSFIARLGSGSACRSINGPMMVWGTHEGIKESTNLYAVPFPFTIHDHFKNYQDTILLVDKGKKEVSSTVGHQLMHEHPYAESRFKQAYQNITRITEILTSGNKDAFIHLVESEALTLHAMMMTSMPYFILMKANTLLIIQKIWEYRKNTGSSVCFTLDAGANVHVLYPENEQKVIKKFIESELVAYCENGNYICDKIGFGIELL; encoded by the coding sequence ATGAATGTAACCACCTCTTTTACTAAAAATAAAATAGTACATCTTCTTCCGGAAGGAAAAATTTCATGTAGTGCTCCGAGTAATATTGCTTTGGTAAAATACTGGGGAAAGTATCCGGTGCAACAACCAGCAAATCCTTCCATCAGCTTTACTCTGGATCAATCTAAAACTATCACCACCCTTTATTTTAAAGAAAAAGAAATTCCTAACGATAATTTTGAATTCGAATTACTATTTGAAGGAATTGCTAAACCGGAATTTTTACCTAAACTGGAAAGTTTTTTTTCTAAGATCGAACCCTTTTTTGAGTTCTTAAAACAATATCACTTTAAGATAGAAACCCGTAATACCTTTCCTCATAGTAGCGGGATCGCTTCTTCAGCTAGTAGTATGAGTGCTTTGGCATATTGCCTGACTACTTTGGAAGCACAAATATGTGAGATTGGTGATCAAGATTATATTTTAAAAAAAACCTCTTTTATTGCCCGCTTAGGTTCAGGAAGTGCCTGCCGAAGTATTAACGGGCCGATGATGGTATGGGGTACTCATGAAGGAATAAAAGAAAGTACAAATTTATATGCAGTACCATTTCCCTTTACTATCCATGACCATTTTAAAAACTACCAGGATACTATTTTACTGGTAGATAAGGGAAAAAAAGAAGTGAGCAGCACTGTAGGACATCAATTAATGCATGAACATCCGTATGCGGAAAGTCGTTTTAAACAAGCTTATCAGAACATCACGCGAATTACTGAAATTTTAACTTCTGGAAATAAAGATGCTTTTATTCATTTGGTAGAAAGTGAGGCACTTACTTTACATGCAATGATGATGACTTCTATGCCATATTTTATATTAATGAAAGCCAATACATTACTAATTATCCAAAAGATATGGGAGTATCGTAAAAATACCGGTTCTTCGGTTTGTTTTACGTTGGATGCCGGGGCAAATGTACACGTATTGTATCCTGAAAATGAACAAAAAGTTATTAAAAAATTCATTGAAAGTGAGTTAGTTGCATATTGTGAAAATGGGAACTATATTTGCGACAAAATAGGTTTTGGCATAGAATTGTTGTAA
- a CDS encoding TspO/MBR family protein — translation MKKGITRISIAVFICLSIGFLSSIATQSGIATWYVHLKKPIGTPPNWLFAPVWTCIYILMGVAAGIVWNRGFYHKLVKVALYHFGFQLLFNAAWSVLFFGLRNPLLGLIDIVVLFILLLFTFRWFNVVNKVAAYLLIPYIIWVLYATYLNFGIWNLN, via the coding sequence ATGAAAAAAGGAATTACCCGTATTAGTATTGCTGTTTTTATATGCCTATCTATTGGTTTCTTAAGCAGTATAGCTACTCAAAGTGGTATAGCTACCTGGTACGTTCACCTTAAGAAACCAATAGGTACTCCGCCCAACTGGCTTTTTGCACCTGTTTGGACATGTATTTATATTCTTATGGGTGTCGCTGCTGGTATTGTGTGGAACCGTGGCTTTTATCATAAATTAGTGAAAGTTGCGTTATATCATTTTGGATTTCAACTCTTGTTCAATGCTGCCTGGTCGGTATTGTTTTTCGGATTGCGAAATCCTTTATTAGGGCTTATTGATATTGTTGTTCTTTTTATTTTGCTTTTATTTACCTTTAGATGGTTTAACGTGGTAAATAAAGTAGCGGCGTATCTATTGATCCCTTATATAATCTGGGTACTTTATGCGACCTATTTAAATTTTGGTATTTGGAATTTAAATTAA
- a CDS encoding pseudouridine synthase, with the protein MQGGKGKNFDKKNYQKPDFKKKTTGKRQGTAIKSSPKNSGNPDEIRLNRFIANSGICSRRDADLYIQTGSVWVNGKPVTEMGYKVKLTDEVKFDGRRITPEKKEYVLLNKPKGFVTTTNPEKTRTVMELVANASKTPLKPVGRLERNTTGLLLFTNDVDLEKKLINHKTNVRKIFHVILDKNLKSADLQKIEAGIKLEEGFIKVDEITYIENSSKNEIGVELKSAKNGIVTKLFEHLNYTVTKLDRVIFAGLTKKDLPRGHWRKLTEQEVNTLKMIS; encoded by the coding sequence ATGCAAGGTGGCAAGGGTAAGAATTTTGATAAAAAGAACTATCAAAAACCTGATTTTAAGAAAAAAACAACCGGGAAGAGACAAGGCACTGCAATAAAAAGCAGTCCTAAAAATTCCGGAAATCCTGATGAGATACGACTCAATCGGTTTATTGCCAATTCCGGTATTTGTTCCAGGAGAGATGCGGATTTATATATTCAGACCGGGAGTGTTTGGGTAAACGGAAAGCCGGTAACCGAAATGGGTTATAAAGTGAAATTAACAGATGAGGTTAAATTTGATGGTCGTAGAATTACCCCGGAAAAGAAAGAATACGTTTTATTAAATAAACCCAAAGGCTTTGTCACTACTACTAATCCGGAAAAAACCCGTACGGTAATGGAACTGGTAGCTAACGCATCCAAAACTCCTTTAAAACCAGTGGGTCGCCTGGAACGTAATACAACCGGGCTTCTATTGTTTACTAACGATGTAGATCTGGAAAAAAAACTGATTAATCATAAAACAAACGTTCGCAAAATTTTCCATGTAATTCTTGATAAAAATTTAAAGTCTGCGGATTTACAAAAAATTGAAGCAGGGATTAAGTTAGAAGAAGGTTTTATAAAAGTGGATGAAATTACTTATATCGAAAATAGTTCTAAAAATGAAATTGGGGTTGAATTAAAATCCGCAAAAAATGGAATTGTGACCAAACTGTTTGAACACCTCAATTATACGGTTACAAAACTGGATCGGGTTATCTTTGCAGGGTTAACTAAAAAGGATTTACCACGGGGCCATTGGAGAAAGTTAACTGAACAGGAAGTAAATACGCTTAAAATGATTTCGTAA
- a CDS encoding mevalonate kinase: MKGPLFYAKILLFGEYGIIKDSKGLSIPYNFYKGALKTADTLSEVARSSNESLKEFTNYLKNLPKEHHLSFDIERLEKDVENGMYFDSSIPQGYGVGSSGALVAAIYDEYAHDKITVLENLTREKLLRLKEIFGLMESFFHGKSSGLDPLNSYLSLPILINSKDNIEPAGIPSQSTDHKKGAVFLIDSGMVGETAPMVSIFMENMKKEGFRSMLKNQFVKHTDACVEDFLKGDVKSLFTNIKELSHVVLDNFKPMIPKQFHDLWKNGIETNDYYLKLCGSGGGGYILGFTQDLKKAQAALKDYKLEVVYNF; encoded by the coding sequence ATGAAAGGACCTTTATTTTACGCTAAAATTTTACTCTTCGGAGAATATGGAATTATTAAAGACTCTAAGGGTTTGTCCATTCCATACAACTTTTATAAAGGTGCTTTAAAAACAGCGGATACTTTATCTGAAGTTGCGCGTTCTTCTAATGAAAGTTTAAAGGAGTTTACTAATTACTTAAAGAATTTACCTAAAGAACATCATCTTTCTTTTGATATCGAACGTCTGGAAAAAGATGTGGAAAACGGGATGTATTTTGATAGTAGCATTCCTCAAGGATATGGTGTAGGGAGTAGTGGTGCCCTGGTTGCTGCAATTTATGATGAATATGCCCACGATAAAATTACCGTTTTAGAAAATTTAACCCGTGAAAAATTACTTCGTTTAAAAGAGATTTTTGGGTTGATGGAATCTTTTTTCCACGGAAAAAGCTCTGGGTTAGATCCGTTAAATAGCTATCTAAGTCTTCCGATTTTAATTAATTCTAAAGACAATATTGAACCTGCCGGTATTCCTTCGCAAAGTACGGATCATAAAAAAGGTGCGGTATTTTTAATAGACAGCGGGATGGTAGGCGAAACGGCTCCTATGGTTTCTATCTTTATGGAAAATATGAAGAAAGAAGGCTTTCGGTCGATGTTGAAGAATCAGTTTGTTAAACATACGGATGCCTGTGTGGAAGATTTTCTAAAAGGAGATGTTAAATCTTTATTTACTAATATTAAAGAATTATCACATGTGGTGCTAGATAATTTTAAACCTATGATTCCTAAGCAGTTTCATGACCTTTGGAAAAATGGTATTGAAACTAATGATTATTACCTTAAATTATGTGGTTCCGGTGGGGGAGGTTATATTTTAGGATTTACCCAGGATTTAAAAAAAGCACAAGCAGCATTAAAAGACTATAAATTAGAGGTTGTCTATAATTTCTAA
- a CDS encoding geranylgeranylglycerol-phosphate geranylgeranyltransferase, with product MLSRKNKVVFLKLISLFSLVRGYNIVIIVLAQYLTAVFILAPELPLSAIFLDDSLFSLILASAISIAGGYIINDFYDKEKDLINRPNKYMLDHLISQRTQLTVYFILNFLAVIIASYVSFKAVLFFSIYIFAIWLYSHKLKKYAIIGNIAAALLAITPFFAVFIYYKNFDKVIFVHAVFLFLILLIREMMKDLSNIKGDLVQNYQTVPVIYGEKVSKIGISMLVALSLIPIYLLLQKFDLGYMVYYFYASIGLLLFFLVGVWKSESTINYVRLHNILKLIIVVGALSIVLIDPYVIINRIPKLPSLL from the coding sequence ATGCTTTCTCGAAAAAACAAGGTCGTTTTTTTGAAATTAATAAGTTTATTCTCTTTAGTTCGCGGTTATAATATTGTAATTATTGTCTTAGCACAATATCTAACTGCTGTCTTTATCCTTGCTCCTGAACTTCCGTTATCTGCTATTTTTTTGGATGATAGCTTGTTTAGTCTGATTTTAGCCTCTGCTATTAGCATTGCCGGAGGATATATTATCAATGATTTTTACGATAAAGAAAAAGATCTGATCAACCGACCCAATAAATATATGTTGGATCATCTGATAAGCCAGCGAACACAATTAACCGTGTACTTTATCTTAAATTTTTTAGCGGTAATTATTGCCAGTTATGTTTCTTTTAAAGCCGTATTGTTTTTTTCCATCTATATTTTTGCTATCTGGTTGTATTCGCATAAACTAAAAAAATACGCAATTATTGGTAATATTGCTGCCGCGCTATTAGCAATCACTCCTTTTTTCGCGGTTTTTATTTATTATAAAAACTTCGATAAGGTAATTTTTGTACATGCTGTTTTTCTATTTTTAATTTTACTAATTCGGGAGATGATGAAAGACTTGAGTAATATTAAAGGAGATTTGGTTCAAAACTATCAGACAGTACCGGTAATTTACGGAGAAAAAGTTTCAAAAATTGGTATTTCCATGCTAGTAGCCTTGTCTTTGATTCCGATTTATCTACTTCTACAAAAGTTTGATTTAGGTTATATGGTTTATTATTTTTACGCCTCGATCGGGTTGTTATTATTTTTTCTCGTTGGTGTCTGGAAATCAGAAAGCACAATTAATTATGTGCGCCTTCATAATATCTTAAAATTAATTATTGTTGTAGGTGCTTTAAGTATTGTATTAATTGACCCCTATGTAATTATTAATAGAATCCCCAAGTTACCTTCGTTACTTTAA
- a CDS encoding carbon-nitrogen hydrolase family protein, whose amino-acid sequence MQTTSNPLLTVALAQISPVWLDKQKTIQKIEETMRQAATKKAELVVFGEGLLPGYPFWIELTDGARFNSTVQKELHAHYALNSICIEHGDLDSICQLAKEKNIAIYLGIIERPLDRGGHSLYASLVYIDNTGNIRSVHRKLQPTYEERLTWAPGDGHGLQVHPLKAFTVGGLNCWENWMPLPRASLYGQGENLHIAVWPGSDYNTKDITRFIARESRSYVISVSSMMQVKDFPKDTPHLDQILENAKDTLANGGSCIAGPDGEWVLPPQIGEEKIYVHTIDFTKVLQERQNFDPVGHYSRPDVTKLQVNRERQSTLSFPDKF is encoded by the coding sequence ATGCAAACAACTTCAAACCCTTTATTAACAGTAGCCTTAGCTCAAATTTCACCAGTATGGTTAGATAAACAAAAAACCATTCAAAAGATAGAAGAAACTATGCGACAAGCTGCTACTAAAAAGGCAGAACTGGTTGTTTTTGGCGAAGGGTTGTTACCCGGATACCCTTTTTGGATTGAATTAACCGACGGAGCTCGCTTTAACAGTACCGTGCAAAAAGAACTACATGCACATTATGCCCTAAATTCGATTTGTATAGAACACGGTGATTTAGATAGTATATGTCAGCTTGCAAAAGAAAAAAATATAGCTATCTATCTTGGCATTATTGAAAGGCCACTGGATCGGGGAGGGCATAGCCTCTATGCATCCTTAGTTTATATTGATAATACTGGTAATATCCGATCCGTTCACCGTAAACTGCAACCTACTTATGAAGAACGATTAACCTGGGCACCTGGAGATGGGCACGGATTGCAGGTGCATCCGTTAAAAGCTTTTACGGTAGGCGGCTTAAATTGCTGGGAAAACTGGATGCCTTTACCCAGAGCATCTTTATACGGACAAGGTGAAAATCTGCATATTGCCGTTTGGCCTGGAAGTGATTATAATACCAAAGATATTACCCGTTTTATAGCCCGGGAATCCCGTTCATATGTAATCTCTGTTAGTAGTATGATGCAGGTTAAAGACTTCCCGAAAGATACTCCGCATCTAGATCAAATTTTAGAAAATGCAAAAGACACGCTTGCTAACGGCGGTTCTTGTATTGCCGGACCGGATGGAGAATGGGTATTGCCACCTCAAATCGGGGAAGAAAAAATCTATGTACATACCATTGATTTTACCAAAGTCCTTCAGGAACGTCAGAATTTTGATCCGGTAGGTCATTATTCCCGGCCGGATGTCACTAAATTACAAGTAAACCGAGAACGTCAAAGTACGCTAAGCTTTCCGGATAAATTCTAA
- a CDS encoding glycosyltransferase family 2 protein, which yields MTTQHHIKNKIVVIIPAYNEEASIGLVLKEIPEIVSEVIVVDNGSTDQTTAVSKKNGAVTLYQPLRGYGNACLKGLEYVNHQKIKPDIIVFIDGDYSDYPSDIEKVIQPILDNDTDLVIGARRKELREAGSMTFPQIFGNWLATALMKLFFNSRFTDLGPLRAIKYDKLMALEMQDPTYGWTVEMQLKALKKKYKYAEIPVRYKKRIGVSKVSGTIKGAILAGVKILSWIFKYSFK from the coding sequence TTGACAACACAACATCATATTAAAAATAAAATAGTGGTAATCATTCCGGCCTATAATGAAGAAGCATCCATAGGTCTGGTATTAAAGGAAATTCCGGAGATTGTAAGTGAAGTCATTGTTGTTGACAACGGTTCTACGGATCAAACCACTGCTGTCAGTAAAAAGAATGGTGCTGTTACATTGTATCAACCCTTAAGGGGATATGGAAATGCTTGTTTAAAAGGTTTGGAATATGTAAACCACCAGAAGATAAAACCTGACATTATTGTTTTTATAGACGGTGATTATAGTGATTATCCTTCTGATATAGAGAAAGTTATTCAACCTATATTAGATAATGATACGGATCTGGTTATTGGTGCTAGGAGAAAGGAATTAAGAGAAGCAGGGTCTATGACCTTTCCACAAATTTTTGGGAATTGGCTGGCCACTGCGTTGATGAAGTTGTTTTTTAATTCACGCTTTACAGACCTGGGTCCACTAAGGGCAATTAAATATGATAAATTAATGGCTTTAGAAATGCAAGATCCTACCTACGGATGGACCGTAGAAATGCAATTAAAAGCATTAAAAAAGAAGTACAAATATGCAGAAATTCCGGTGCGTTACAAAAAGAGAATTGGAGTATCAAAGGTTTCAGGAACCATAAAAGGTGCTATATTAGCAGGTGTAAAGATACTAAGTTGGATTTTTAAATACAGTTTTAAATAG